The Symphalangus syndactylus isolate Jambi chromosome 11, NHGRI_mSymSyn1-v2.1_pri, whole genome shotgun sequence genome contains a region encoding:
- the LOC129492677 gene encoding C-terminal-binding protein 2-like, producing the protein MLMIIEFGAVFVIASTFSNGLHMTVIKKQSMIAKQRDPSPHYQQCNGAFHFMDLLFVTVYVICEHQVMADRQDCKPEEDHSSLGFTLYIVFCHILNLYQRNTWLYQALREGTRVQSTEQILQVASGAARIRGEMLGLIGFGLTGQAVAVQAKAFGFSVIFYDSYLQDGIERSLGLQRVYTLQDLLYQSNCVSLHCNLNERNDHLINDFTIKQMRQGAFLVNAARGGLVDEKTLAQALKEGTIRGAALDGHESEPFSFAQRPLKDAPNLICTLHTAWYSEQASLEMREAAATEIRRAISGGIPESLRNCVNKEYFVTLAPWSVIDQQAIHPELNGATDRYPPGIVGVAPGGLPTAMEGIIPGGIPATHNLPTVAHPSQAPSPN; encoded by the exons ATGCTTATGATAATAGAGTTTGGTGCTGTGTTTGTTATTGCCTCTACGTTTTCCAATGGATTGCATATGACTGTGATAAAGAAACAGTCTATGATAGCTAAACAAAGAG ACCCCTCTCCTCATTATCAGCAATGTAACGGTGCCTTTCATTTCATGGATTTATTGTTTGTGACCGTTTATGTTATATGTGAGCATCAGGTAATGGCTGACAGGCAAGATTGCAAACCTGAGGAGGACCATTCTTCCTTAGGATT CACTCTATACATTGTTTTCTGCCACATCCTCAATCTGTACCAGAGGAACACGTGGCTGTACCAGGCACTGCGGGAAGGCACGCGGGTTCAGAGCACGGAGCAGATCCTCCAGGTGGCCTCGGGAGCGGCCCGCATCCGTGGGGAGATGCTGGGCCTAATCGGCTTTGGTCTCACGGGGCAGGCGGTTGCAGTTCAAGCCAAGGCCTTTGGATTCAGCGTCATATTTTATGACTCCTACTTGCAGGATGGGATCGAGCGGTCCCTGGGCCTGCAGAGGGTCTACACGCTGCAGGATTTGCTGTATCAGAGCAACTGCGTCTCCTTGCACTGCAATCTCAACGAACGTAACGACCACCTCATCAATGACTTTACCATAAAGCAGATGAGGCAGGGAGCATTCCTTGTGAATGCAGCCCGTGGTGGCCTGGTGGACGAGAAAACCTTAGCACAAGCCCTCAAAGAGGGCACGATACGAGGGGCAGCCCTCGACGGGCATGAGTCGGAGCCCTTCAGCTTTGCTCAGCGTCCGTTGAAAGATGCCCCGAATCTCATCTGCACTCTTCACACTGCCTGGTATAGCGAGCAGGCGTCACTGGAGATGAGGGAGGCAGCTGCCACCGAGATCCGCCGAGCCATCTCAGGTGGCATCCCAGAAAGCTTAAGAAATTGTGTGAACAAGGAATACTTTGTCACATTAGCGCCTTGGTCAGTAATAGACCAGCAAGCAATTCATCCTGAGCTCAATGGTGCCACAGACAGATATCCTCCAGGCATCGTGGGTGTGGCTCCAGGAGGACTTCCTACAGCCATGGAAGGGATCATCCCTGGAGGCATCCCAGCGACTCACAACCTCCCGACAGTGGCACATCCTTCCCAAGCGCCCTCTCCCAACTAG